A part of Planococcus sp. MB-3u-03 genomic DNA contains:
- a CDS encoding DUF4317 domain-containing protein — translation MNKKDIAEIRKQFKLETDLLKIAEIYNVYIKQDTSEIFHEESRSFSLLDREQQELFLANFKKVLAGKLDIKLFEVKFQRPEEGQADHTQHLLYEGLHADDAEGWKDNMQRVALKMVEETPYEKDMVITFIRGTYFKTTKREPDETEAAMRDEVYTTPFVLSSMNQTELPKSSLVFDFIEKEFKSNIMADPVIKLSSPVGGFLFPSFTNNAADVNRILYSAAKANKPDFQFIENVLNGDEITTAEDDKVVFEEIVKHVIGDEVNSRTLAGVYDEINSMLEVEAEDEDEPAPMLDSKEVERVLKASGIKDISTEKVEQAFQQVTDDRQYEMKASHIVPKYGAKSIKINTKVAEIKIGPEDLRYVKQVNYNGRRCILIEVEEDTVVEGFKLLAEEELE, via the coding sequence CAAGCAGTTCAAGCTGGAGACGGATTTACTGAAAATCGCCGAAATTTACAACGTATATATCAAGCAGGACACAAGTGAAATATTTCACGAGGAGAGCCGTTCGTTTTCCTTGCTCGACCGGGAGCAGCAAGAGCTGTTTTTGGCCAATTTCAAGAAAGTGCTCGCGGGCAAGCTCGACATCAAGCTGTTCGAAGTGAAGTTCCAGCGCCCGGAAGAAGGGCAAGCCGACCATACGCAGCATTTGTTGTACGAAGGGCTTCATGCGGACGATGCAGAAGGCTGGAAAGACAATATGCAGCGCGTCGCTTTGAAGATGGTCGAAGAAACGCCATACGAGAAGGACATGGTCATCACCTTCATCCGCGGCACGTATTTCAAGACGACGAAGCGCGAGCCCGATGAGACGGAAGCCGCAATGCGCGACGAAGTGTACACGACGCCGTTCGTCCTCAGCAGCATGAACCAGACCGAGCTGCCGAAATCGTCGCTGGTGTTTGATTTTATCGAAAAGGAATTCAAGTCGAATATCATGGCGGATCCGGTCATTAAGCTGTCGTCTCCGGTTGGTGGGTTCTTGTTCCCGAGCTTCACGAACAATGCAGCAGACGTCAACCGCATTTTGTATTCAGCGGCGAAAGCCAATAAGCCGGATTTCCAGTTTATCGAAAACGTGCTGAACGGCGACGAAATCACCACCGCAGAAGACGATAAAGTGGTGTTCGAAGAAATCGTTAAGCACGTCATCGGCGATGAGGTCAATTCGAGAACGCTCGCGGGTGTCTACGACGAGATCAACAGCATGCTTGAAGTGGAAGCGGAAGACGAGGACGAGCCGGCACCGATGCTGGATTCCAAGGAAGTCGAGCGCGTCTTGAAGGCGAGCGGCATCAAAGACATCAGCACGGAGAAAGTGGAACAGGCTTTCCAGCAAGTGACCGATGACCGCCAGTACGAGATGAAAGCGAGCCACATCGTGCCGAAATACGGGGCCAAATCGATCAAGATCAACACGAAAGTCGCGGAAATCAAGATCGGCCCCGAAGACTTACGTTACGTCAAACAAGTCAATTACAATGGCCGGCGCTGCATCCTGATCGAAGTTGAAGAGGATACGGTCGTGGAAGGGTTTAAGTTATTGGCGGAGGAAGAGTTGGAATAG